One part of the Magallana gigas chromosome 5, xbMagGiga1.1, whole genome shotgun sequence genome encodes these proteins:
- the LOC136275587 gene encoding tropomyosin-1, isoforms 33/34-like, which translates to MAEVNPPCISCGREVRPKQHAVSCDACEGWQHRLCNTGITFQQYNAAKHGREEIHWFCRPCEDRYWPNPADAPAADAPVPDADPADAPAPDADPADAPAPDDDPADAPAPDDDPADAPAPDADPADLE; encoded by the exons ATGGCAGAGGTCAACCCCCCGTGCATCTCATGTGGCAGAGAAGTAAGACCTAAACAACATGCTGTGAGCTGTGATGCTTGTGAAGGTTGGCAGCACCGCCTATGCAATACTG GAATAACATTTCAGCAGTATAATGCTGCAAAACACGGGAGGGAGGAAATCCACTGGTTCTGCAGACCATGCGAGGATCGGTATTGGCCAAACCCAGCTGATGCACCCGCAGCTGATGCACCTGTCCCTGATGCTGACCCAGCCGATGCACCTGCCCCTGATGCTGACCCAGCCGATGCACCTGCCCCTGATGATGACCCAGCCGATGCACCTGCCCCTGATGATGACCCAGCCGATGCACCTGCCCCTGATGCTGACCCAGCCGATTTGGAATGA